The Canis lupus dingo isolate Sandy chromosome 8, ASM325472v2, whole genome shotgun sequence genome has a segment encoding these proteins:
- the TCL1B gene encoding T-cell leukemia/lymphoma protein 1B: MASGPFPCLGLPPHRLWALRPGVYEDERGRTWVIVVVRLSPSWRAQGRAPRHHAHEPSITVHIWQMPVHPQVPMLPSELTLSQLPFTWQLHPGGRYRAMDSRLWEIEDHGQVDSTEQLILTQLPPGND; encoded by the exons ATGGCCTCCGGGCCTTTTCCATGCCTTGGGTTGCCCCCACACCGTCTGTGGGCTCTGAGGCCTGGCGTCTATGAGGACGAGAGGGGGCGGACCTGGGTGATCGTGGTGGTGCGGCTCAGTCCCTCCTGGagagctcagggcagggcccCCCGCCACCATGCG CATGAACCCAGCATCACAGTCCACATATGGCAGATGCCAGTGCACCCCCAGGTGCCCATGCTCCCCAGCGAGCTGACCCTCTCCCAGCTGCCCTTCACATGGCAGCTCCACCCTGGAGGAAGGTACAGAGCAATGGATTCCAGACTCTGGGAAATAGAGGACCACGGCCAG GTTGACTCCACAGAGCAGCTGATCCTGACACAGCTGCCACCGGGGAATGACTGA